A window of the Natronomonas salina genome harbors these coding sequences:
- a CDS encoding MarR family winged helix-turn-helix transcriptional regulator, translating to MTDEWDHIGFIISSRYRKIVIRELNESPSTPSQIAERSDASIASISNALSELGEKDCVELLVDEDRRKGRVYGLTETGQAVWDNLEEQQLL from the coding sequence ATGACAGACGAATGGGATCATATCGGGTTTATCATTTCCTCGCGATACCGGAAGATCGTTATCCGCGAATTGAACGAGAGCCCGTCGACGCCTTCACAGATAGCCGAGCGATCGGACGCCTCCATCGCCAGTATCAGCAATGCGCTCTCAGAACTCGGAGAGAAAGACTGCGTCGAACTCCTCGTCGATGAGGACCGTCGGAAAGGTCGCGTCTACGGACTCACCGAAACCGGTCAAGCCGTGTGGGATAACCTCGAAGAACAACAGCTACTGTAA
- the gdhB gene encoding glutamate dehydrogenase GdhB: MSDHADADTTDESPLDAALSQIERAADLIDLDGDLLEILTHPDQSHKVSIPFRRDDDSIEVLTGYRVQHDGVLGPYKGGLRFHPDVDAAECEALAIWMTLKCALLDLPFGGAKGGVVVDPKDLSDREHERVTRRFAEELRRFIGPNYDVPAPDMGTDAQTMAWFMDAYSMQAGEAQPGVVTGKPPAIGGSHGRMEAPGRSTAIAVREACNHYNLQLDNMTVAVQGFGAVGENAARVLHEWGATVVAVSDLNGAYYDPDGLDIPYIIEETELGFADCEDCYEEKLPNDELLTLDVDVLIPAAIGGVLNESNAADVKADLIVEGANGPTTPAADRIFEERGIPVIPDVLANAGGVTVSYFEWLQDISRREWTLEEVREELGEKMLEAFAETEERVEEEGVTWREGAYMVALDRLVEAHELRGLWP; the protein is encoded by the coding sequence ATGTCAGACCACGCTGATGCAGACACGACCGACGAATCACCGCTCGACGCTGCGCTATCACAGATCGAGCGTGCTGCCGACCTCATCGACCTCGATGGGGACCTCCTCGAAATACTCACCCACCCCGACCAGTCACACAAGGTCTCCATCCCCTTCCGACGCGACGACGACAGCATCGAGGTGCTGACCGGCTACCGCGTCCAACACGATGGCGTTCTCGGCCCGTACAAGGGCGGGCTCCGCTTCCATCCCGACGTGGACGCAGCCGAGTGTGAAGCCCTCGCCATCTGGATGACGCTGAAGTGTGCACTCCTCGACCTCCCGTTCGGCGGCGCAAAAGGCGGTGTCGTCGTCGATCCCAAGGACCTCAGCGACAGAGAGCACGAGCGCGTGACGCGACGCTTCGCCGAAGAACTCCGTCGCTTCATCGGCCCGAACTACGACGTCCCCGCACCGGACATGGGGACCGACGCGCAGACGATGGCGTGGTTCATGGACGCCTACAGCATGCAAGCCGGCGAAGCGCAACCCGGCGTCGTCACCGGAAAACCGCCCGCCATCGGCGGCAGCCACGGTCGGATGGAAGCACCGGGCCGTAGCACGGCAATCGCCGTGCGAGAGGCGTGCAACCACTACAACCTCCAGCTCGACAACATGACCGTGGCCGTCCAGGGGTTCGGCGCGGTCGGCGAAAACGCCGCGCGAGTCCTCCACGAATGGGGCGCCACCGTGGTCGCCGTCAGCGACCTCAACGGGGCGTACTACGACCCCGATGGCCTCGATATCCCCTACATCATCGAGGAGACCGAACTCGGGTTCGCCGACTGTGAAGACTGCTACGAGGAGAAACTCCCGAACGACGAGTTGCTGACGCTCGACGTGGACGTCCTCATCCCGGCGGCTATCGGCGGTGTCCTCAACGAGTCCAACGCGGCGGATGTGAAGGCCGACCTCATCGTCGAGGGTGCGAACGGCCCGACGACGCCCGCCGCCGATCGAATCTTCGAGGAACGCGGCATCCCCGTCATCCCTGACGTCCTCGCGAACGCGGGTGGCGTGACGGTCTCGTACTTCGAGTGGCTGCAGGACATCTCGCGGCGCGAGTGGACGCTCGAAGAGGTCCGCGAGGAACTCGGCGAGAAGATGCTGGAAGCGTTCGCTGAAACCGAGGAGCGCGTCGAGGAGGAGGGCGTAACGTGGCGGGAAGGCGCGTATATGGTCGCGCTGGACCGCCTCGTCGAGGCACACGAACTGCGCGGACTCTGGCCCTGA
- a CDS encoding DUF7571 family protein, whose translation MKPCHSCQTVIDEYILDKQLEPLRELTADDFNVCADCATIVADACVKCGGAVYVPRSESDLPDYCPACRSDLIDRTGHDPGWTRGQASH comes from the coding sequence ATGAAACCGTGCCACAGCTGCCAGACGGTCATCGACGAGTACATCCTGGACAAACAACTCGAACCCCTGCGCGAGCTGACGGCTGACGACTTCAACGTCTGCGCGGACTGCGCGACCATCGTCGCGGATGCGTGCGTGAAGTGCGGCGGCGCGGTGTACGTTCCCCGGAGCGAATCCGACCTCCCCGACTACTGTCCGGCGTGTCGGTCCGACCTCATCGACCGCACCGGCCACGACCCCGGCTGGACCCGCGGCCAGGCGTCCCACTGA
- a CDS encoding TrmB family transcriptional regulator: MPPDQPREEATELLQQLGLKEYEARSFVGLSRLDAGTAKELSEITEVPRTRIYDAVKGLEELGLIEVHHSSPKRFRAVTIDEATELLRDTYEGHISRLRDNLERVDRAEVTEQTPVQEVWSMSGKPRIETRTKTLISSATDEIVLVIGDESLLTEDLVTTLNEVDDDVDIIVGALTESARDQIQGVVPEATTFTSGLEWLQGPGRSEQDTEIGRLLLTDRSAILVSTLVLATNAEKAIFGEGFSNGLIVIARRLISQGLLLRRDPGT; the protein is encoded by the coding sequence ATGCCACCGGATCAACCACGGGAGGAGGCGACCGAACTCCTCCAACAGCTCGGCTTGAAAGAGTACGAAGCCCGGTCCTTTGTCGGCCTCTCTCGGCTCGACGCGGGAACGGCGAAAGAACTCAGCGAGATTACCGAAGTTCCCCGGACGCGAATCTACGACGCCGTCAAAGGGCTGGAGGAGCTGGGATTGATCGAAGTACACCATTCGAGTCCGAAACGTTTCCGTGCGGTCACGATCGACGAGGCCACCGAGCTCCTCCGTGACACCTACGAGGGCCATATCTCGCGACTCCGAGACAACTTAGAGCGTGTCGACCGTGCCGAGGTGACCGAACAGACTCCCGTCCAGGAGGTCTGGTCGATGTCTGGCAAGCCCCGCATCGAAACCCGGACGAAAACCCTCATCAGTTCAGCCACCGACGAGATCGTCCTGGTGATCGGCGACGAGTCACTGCTGACCGAGGATCTCGTCACCACACTCAACGAGGTCGATGACGACGTCGATATCATCGTCGGTGCCCTGACCGAGTCAGCGCGAGACCAGATTCAGGGGGTGGTACCCGAAGCAACGACGTTCACCTCCGGACTGGAGTGGCTCCAAGGCCCCGGGCGATCCGAGCAGGACACGGAGATCGGACGCCTCCTGTTGACCGACCGCTCGGCCATCTTGGTCAGCACGCTCGTATTGGCGACGAACGCCGAGAAGGCGATCTTCGGCGAAGGATTCAGCAACGGTCTGATCGTCATCGCCCGTCGTCTCATCTCGCAAGGCCTGCTTCTCAGACGTGACCCTGGAACCTGA
- a CDS encoding cold-shock protein, whose amino-acid sequence MANGKVDFFNDTGGYGFISTDDDDVDDDEDVFFHMEDVGGPDLEEGQEVEFDIESSPKGPRATNLVRN is encoded by the coding sequence ATGGCAAACGGTAAGGTTGACTTCTTCAACGACACTGGCGGCTACGGTTTCATTTCGACTGACGACGACGATGTAGACGACGACGAGGACGTGTTCTTCCACATGGAGGACGTCGGCGGCCCGGACCTCGAAGAGGGTCAGGAGGTCGAGTTCGACATCGAATCATCCCCGAAGGGACCCCGCGCGACGAACCTCGTCCGCAACTAA
- a CDS encoding SDR family NAD(P)-dependent oxidoreductase, producing the protein MTTTSPSQVVVLTGANQGIGYHMLRALVDDGYRVAGLDLDDDNVRTVRDDSPDKVRLYECDVTDAGDVDAAVSDVIEQWGRIDILVNNAAIADFAPFSEQTMADTRQEFETNFFGYLRMIRAVLPHMQPRGNGIIHNVGSGTGNVGHPGLSGYAATKGAIKAMTRSLALELRHTDISCTLMVPPTTDTRMSANLGYPEWMRATPEDVGRKLAKKIESTDPVITPDRQTSIGLYLIQRFPSLWAKLTERAVDREE; encoded by the coding sequence ATGACCACCACGTCACCTAGCCAAGTCGTCGTTCTCACTGGTGCCAACCAGGGGATCGGCTACCACATGCTGAGGGCGCTCGTCGACGATGGATATCGGGTCGCCGGCCTCGATCTCGATGACGATAACGTCCGGACCGTTCGGGACGACTCCCCCGACAAGGTCCGTCTCTACGAGTGTGACGTAACCGACGCCGGCGACGTAGATGCCGCAGTGTCCGACGTGATCGAGCAGTGGGGACGGATCGATATCCTCGTCAACAATGCTGCTATAGCCGATTTCGCCCCCTTCAGCGAGCAGACGATGGCAGACACACGGCAGGAGTTCGAGACGAACTTTTTCGGGTACCTCCGGATGATTCGGGCGGTCCTCCCCCACATGCAGCCTCGTGGCAACGGCATCATTCACAACGTGGGCTCGGGAACCGGCAACGTCGGCCATCCCGGCCTCTCGGGGTATGCCGCCACGAAAGGGGCGATCAAAGCGATGACCCGTTCGCTCGCACTGGAACTGCGACACACCGACATCTCGTGTACGCTGATGGTACCTCCGACAACGGACACTCGGATGTCGGCCAATCTGGGATACCCGGAGTGGATGCGAGCGACACCGGAAGACGTCGGGCGGAAGTTGGCCAAGAAGATCGAATCGACCGATCCCGTAATCACGCCCGATCGCCAGACCTCCATCGGCCTGTATCTCATCCAACGGTTCCCCAGCTTGTGGGCGAAGCTGACTGAACGGGCCGTCGACCGCGAAGAATAA
- a CDS encoding HalOD1 output domain-containing protein yields MATKTGAPDDTVQTNISDGAISQRIIEAVADAKGVDPLDLPPLYDSIDPDALDALFSHAGSAISITDLRFEVADCEVLVRGSGEVVVTPLADDTAASDNASRTAQNSSRDPVEDRCGIGFGVPGRLDTYHA; encoded by the coding sequence ATGGCGACGAAGACGGGCGCACCCGACGACACGGTACAGACGAACATCAGCGACGGAGCGATCAGCCAACGGATAATCGAAGCGGTTGCGGACGCGAAGGGCGTCGATCCCCTCGACCTCCCGCCGCTGTACGACAGCATCGACCCCGACGCTCTGGACGCCCTCTTCAGTCACGCAGGCTCGGCAATCTCGATCACCGACCTTCGATTCGAGGTCGCGGATTGTGAGGTCCTCGTCCGGGGCAGCGGTGAGGTCGTCGTCACCCCCCTCGCAGACGACACCGCCGCGAGCGACAACGCGTCCCGGACAGCCCAGAACAGCTCCCGCGACCCGGTCGAAGATCGATGTGGCATCGGCTTCGGCGTTCCTGGGCGCCTCGATACGTACCACGCCTGA
- a CDS encoding PQQ-binding-like beta-propeller repeat protein, translated as MMVGQTRRDVVKLTGGAIGFGAVLSSSGSVAATTTQAELPPLRGPYADEDWVSYRSDPGHTGVVDGSLTFASDDPSCALFYDSAFTGEPVIVDGTMYLADGNGHIVALDAEDGSEQWTSDDLSAGTSPSAAYNRIITTGDGSMLALSIEDGSLDWETALDGEVKRPAVGYETVFAVAGGSFYALDVTDGSIIWERTDETFLGKPAVSNGQVYTTVVDDNSQNDEVMVALGVTTGEERWRTEPQYNVWGEIVASDGKVSAAAGFGERHIYDTETGGIASYGTTAEVTPAHNDDVLSYSYEYYYLETMFFDDRESWEFYTGGPRVHPPTIAGDTVYAYVGPSEGGDGEEYENSLIAFEKSDGTIKWQCETPTGGGVVATADAIYILGDDEIHAVHTAAGDGSSGEKTETPEETETPEETETPEETETPKDTESPEDPETPEGCGCPNDKDSSSGGDEPSSDTATATDPNTVTGESSNSTGENYQAVENSTSTEKTDGDGPGLGIVSTVTSLGGIGYVLHSRLGGEEQDSDSRDL; from the coding sequence ATGATGGTGGGCCAGACACGCCGCGATGTCGTGAAACTCACGGGTGGAGCTATCGGATTCGGCGCGGTACTGTCATCTAGTGGCTCGGTGGCAGCGACTACGACCCAGGCGGAACTGCCGCCGCTACGGGGGCCGTATGCTGACGAGGACTGGGTGAGCTACCGGAGTGATCCTGGCCACACCGGAGTCGTCGACGGAAGCCTAACGTTCGCGTCAGATGACCCGTCGTGTGCGCTGTTCTACGACAGTGCGTTCACCGGGGAGCCGGTGATCGTTGACGGAACGATGTACCTTGCTGACGGGAACGGCCATATCGTCGCGCTCGATGCAGAAGACGGCTCAGAACAGTGGACGAGCGACGATCTCAGTGCCGGCACATCGCCGTCGGCTGCCTACAACCGAATCATCACTACCGGTGACGGGTCCATGCTGGCGCTCTCCATCGAGGACGGAAGTCTCGACTGGGAGACAGCACTCGATGGCGAAGTGAAGCGGCCAGCCGTTGGCTACGAAACGGTCTTCGCAGTCGCCGGGGGATCGTTTTACGCGCTGGACGTGACGGACGGGTCGATCATATGGGAGCGAACAGACGAGACGTTCCTCGGGAAGCCTGCAGTAAGCAATGGTCAGGTGTACACCACCGTCGTGGACGATAACAGCCAAAACGACGAGGTAATGGTCGCACTCGGCGTCACAACGGGTGAGGAGCGGTGGCGAACCGAGCCGCAGTATAACGTCTGGGGAGAGATCGTCGCTTCAGACGGCAAGGTTTCGGCAGCCGCTGGGTTTGGGGAACGGCATATCTACGACACCGAAACAGGTGGCATCGCTAGTTATGGCACCACAGCCGAGGTGACACCTGCCCACAATGACGATGTGCTCTCGTATAGCTACGAATACTATTACCTTGAGACGATGTTCTTCGACGACCGGGAGAGCTGGGAGTTCTATACTGGGGGTCCTCGCGTTCATCCTCCCACAATCGCTGGCGACACGGTGTACGCATACGTGGGCCCATCCGAAGGTGGCGATGGTGAGGAATACGAGAATTCGCTAATCGCGTTCGAGAAGTCCGATGGCACGATCAAATGGCAGTGTGAAACGCCGACCGGTGGTGGCGTCGTAGCGACAGCCGATGCCATTTACATCCTCGGTGATGACGAAATTCACGCCGTCCACACAGCAGCGGGAGACGGTTCTTCTGGCGAGAAGACCGAAACGCCTGAGGAGACCGAAACGCCTGAGGAGACCGAAACGCCTGAGGAGACCGAAACACCGAAAGATACCGAGTCGCCCGAGGACCCCGAAACACCGGAGGGTTGCGGCTGTCCTAACGACAAAGACTCGTCGTCCGGTGGAGATGAGCCCTCCTCGGACACGGCGACCGCGACCGACCCGAATACCGTGACCGGTGAATCCAGTAATTCGACTGGCGAGAACTACCAGGCCGTCGAAAACAGCACCTCGACCGAGAAGACGGACGGTGACGGCCCGGGTCTCGGTATCGTGAGCACAGTGACCAGCCTCGGCGGAATCGGGTATGTGCTGCACAGTCGTCTGGGAGGCGAAGAGCAGGATTCAGACAGCCGCGATCTCTGA
- a CDS encoding DUF4177 domain-containing protein, with protein sequence MQKWEYKTLDNTQAEDLSDIDRNPIEQLNELGEEGWELTATIEGGLKDDATPTTTLILKRPK encoded by the coding sequence ATGCAGAAGTGGGAATACAAGACCCTCGACAACACGCAAGCAGAGGACCTCAGCGATATCGATCGGAATCCTATCGAGCAACTGAACGAACTCGGAGAAGAGGGTTGGGAGCTGACCGCGACGATCGAAGGTGGGCTCAAAGACGACGCAACCCCGACCACGACACTGATCCTCAAACGGCCGAAATGA
- a CDS encoding zinc-binding dehydrogenase, whose product MATEMTAFVIESYGDPDVFERTTREVPEPAADELRVDVAASSLNPVDYKIRQGEIPDFTPEFPATLHCDVSGVVDAVGEDVEQFEPGDEVYGMPGGAGRQGALADYVVGHAGTFARAPESIPLEDAASLPVVALTAWQLLTDKATVGIDDDLLIYGASGGVGHIGVQLGRWFGADVTATGSTEEKRDFAEKLGADHTVDYTATDVEAYVEEYADADGFDVVFDPVGDDHLQTAFEAVRPFGAVVTTESSSTQDISALHANSLELGVVLVILPVLLGDRQARIGEELADIASLVDDGVVEPHVDERFAFEDIADAHRLGEAGDFRGKILLVNE is encoded by the coding sequence ATGGCCACCGAGATGACCGCGTTCGTGATCGAATCGTACGGCGACCCCGACGTCTTCGAACGAACGACCCGCGAGGTCCCCGAGCCGGCTGCCGACGAACTCCGGGTCGACGTCGCCGCCTCCAGCCTCAATCCCGTCGACTACAAGATCCGTCAGGGCGAGATCCCCGACTTCACGCCCGAGTTTCCCGCGACGCTCCACTGCGACGTCTCCGGCGTCGTCGACGCCGTCGGTGAGGACGTCGAACAGTTCGAGCCGGGCGACGAGGTGTACGGGATGCCCGGCGGTGCGGGGCGGCAGGGCGCGCTTGCCGACTACGTCGTCGGGCACGCCGGCACGTTCGCTCGCGCGCCGGAGTCGATCCCGCTCGAGGACGCCGCGTCGCTCCCAGTCGTCGCACTCACCGCGTGGCAACTGCTCACCGACAAAGCGACGGTCGGCATCGACGACGACCTGCTCATCTACGGCGCCAGCGGCGGCGTCGGCCACATCGGCGTCCAGCTCGGCAGATGGTTCGGCGCGGACGTGACGGCGACGGGCTCGACCGAGGAGAAGCGCGACTTCGCCGAGAAACTCGGCGCGGACCACACCGTCGACTACACGGCGACCGACGTCGAGGCGTACGTCGAAGAGTACGCCGACGCCGACGGCTTCGACGTGGTGTTCGACCCGGTCGGCGACGACCACCTTCAGACGGCGTTCGAAGCGGTCCGACCGTTCGGCGCCGTCGTCACGACGGAGTCGAGTTCGACCCAGGACATCTCGGCGCTGCACGCCAACTCGCTCGAACTCGGCGTCGTGCTCGTCATCCTGCCGGTGCTGCTCGGCGATCGACAGGCGCGCATCGGTGAGGAACTCGCCGACATCGCGTCGCTCGTCGACGACGGCGTCGTCGAGCCCCACGTCGACGAGCGGTTCGCCTTCGAAGACATCGCGGACGCACACCGACTCGGCGAAGCGGGCGACTTCCGCGGGAAGATCCTGCTCGTCAACGAATAA
- a CDS encoding inorganic phosphate transporter produces MVALLTVVGIAVAVFVGFNIGGSSTGVAFGPAVGSRLVRKTTAGALFVGFALLGAWTVGRNVIATMSSSIVPATQFTPAASVAVLFFTGASLFISNLYGVPASTSMTAVGAIVGLGLASDTLNQALMFVIVSAWIVAPLVCFLIGVVVGRYIYPYLDRYMAFTKFDLHFIQLDRSGTIPRPYVNVNASPQDIAGSLSVVIIACYMAFSAGASNAANAVAPLVGQGGSLTVDQGVLLAVAAFGLGSFTIARRTLETVGDDITELPILASLIVSVVGGTVITILSYLGIPASLAVSTTSTIIGLGWGRASRAATLAELATPAPGRPELEVATGALLTSRAEDAPTGPTIGDIARHEEPAEKPEEIPDIPDVGAEGPADLDEQSLFDPRAAKRIVTMWVLTPTLAIVASYPVFEFLL; encoded by the coding sequence ATGGTAGCACTGCTAACCGTCGTTGGTATTGCCGTTGCTGTATTCGTGGGGTTCAACATCGGAGGATCATCGACCGGCGTCGCGTTCGGTCCGGCAGTCGGGTCACGACTGGTTCGGAAGACGACTGCGGGCGCTTTGTTCGTCGGCTTCGCTTTGTTAGGTGCCTGGACCGTCGGGCGGAACGTCATCGCGACGATGAGCAGCAGTATCGTGCCGGCGACCCAGTTCACGCCCGCTGCAAGCGTCGCCGTACTGTTTTTCACGGGCGCCTCGTTGTTTATCTCGAACCTCTATGGCGTCCCAGCCTCGACTTCGATGACCGCTGTTGGTGCCATCGTGGGCCTGGGGTTGGCGTCCGACACACTCAACCAGGCACTGATGTTCGTTATCGTCTCCGCGTGGATTGTCGCACCACTGGTATGCTTTCTTATCGGGGTCGTGGTCGGACGCTATATCTACCCGTATCTCGACCGGTACATGGCGTTCACGAAGTTCGATCTCCATTTCATCCAGCTCGATCGGTCGGGGACGATTCCACGTCCGTACGTAAATGTAAACGCGTCACCACAGGATATCGCCGGGTCACTCTCGGTGGTCATCATCGCCTGCTATATGGCGTTCTCGGCGGGGGCGTCCAACGCGGCAAACGCCGTGGCTCCGCTCGTCGGTCAAGGTGGCTCACTCACCGTCGATCAAGGCGTTCTGCTCGCGGTGGCGGCCTTCGGATTGGGCAGTTTCACTATCGCCCGTCGGACGCTGGAGACGGTCGGGGACGATATTACGGAGCTACCAATTCTCGCGTCGCTGATCGTCTCCGTGGTCGGGGGCACAGTGATCACGATACTGTCCTACCTCGGGATCCCTGCAAGTCTCGCGGTAAGTACGACGTCTACAATCATTGGGCTGGGGTGGGGTCGGGCGAGTCGGGCGGCGACATTAGCAGAGTTAGCGACGCCAGCGCCTGGGCGTCCGGAGTTAGAAGTCGCGACAGGAGCATTGCTCACCTCACGCGCCGAGGACGCTCCTACTGGCCCGACCATTGGGGATATTGCTCGACACGAAGAACCCGCAGAGAAACCAGAGGAGATTCCAGACATACCAGACGTTGGCGCGGAGGGGCCGGCGGATCTCGACGAACAGAGTCTCTTCGATCCGAGAGCGGCCAAGCGTATCGTGACTATGTGGGTGCTGACGCCAACGCTGGCGATCGTCGCCTCGTATCCGGTATTCGAGTTCCTGCTGTGA
- a CDS encoding ABC transporter substrate-binding protein, producing the protein MVSRSNVRGGPTRRDCVKYGGALLGGGLTAGCTDDSDSAPDSAASGANGDGVDEPYTVSMSPVGDVEFDAVPEQVFTVFPQYLDMAVALGHGDAVNAVYVPEMSGTTMNHYYRHLDGVSLEWDGLHDPLQDGLSKEMLYELDSDVLLADPAWASTQSGWTKSEVEEVGSTLAPWFGNFYSGTHDPAPEGYDDYQYYTLWELFGKVAEVFREAERYEALAAVHEDLLARIEEGLPPEEDRPTVVRATLSEDGSKFWTYHLNEPGYWLADTRPLGATDAFAAEDWDGLFGTVDYEVMLEADPDVILHLWGLTPNYSMADTRRTLEDHPAGKDLTAVKDGRVYPAGMRYQGPIMNLFQLEMGAKQLYPEQFGEWPDYRDGEPYPNIPADEQLFDRQRVASIVNGDA; encoded by the coding sequence ATGGTATCTCGCTCGAACGTTCGCGGCGGGCCGACGCGACGCGACTGCGTGAAGTACGGCGGGGCGCTGCTCGGCGGTGGCCTCACTGCCGGCTGTACCGACGACTCGGACTCGGCACCTGACTCGGCGGCTTCGGGGGCGAACGGCGACGGCGTGGACGAACCCTACACGGTGTCCATGTCCCCAGTAGGCGACGTCGAGTTCGACGCCGTCCCGGAGCAGGTCTTCACCGTCTTCCCGCAGTACCTCGACATGGCGGTCGCGCTCGGCCACGGCGACGCCGTGAACGCGGTGTACGTCCCGGAGATGTCCGGGACGACGATGAACCACTACTACCGCCACCTCGACGGCGTGTCCCTGGAGTGGGACGGCCTCCACGACCCTCTGCAGGACGGGCTCTCGAAGGAGATGCTCTACGAGCTCGACAGCGACGTCCTCCTGGCCGACCCGGCGTGGGCGTCGACGCAGAGCGGCTGGACCAAGAGCGAGGTCGAGGAAGTGGGGTCGACGCTCGCCCCCTGGTTCGGGAACTTCTACAGCGGGACCCACGACCCCGCACCGGAGGGATACGACGACTACCAGTACTACACGCTCTGGGAGCTGTTCGGGAAGGTTGCCGAGGTCTTCAGGGAGGCGGAACGCTACGAGGCGCTGGCGGCGGTCCACGAGGATCTGCTCGCCCGGATCGAGGAGGGGCTCCCGCCGGAGGAGGACCGACCGACGGTCGTCAGGGCGACGCTCTCGGAAGACGGCTCGAAGTTCTGGACCTATCACCTCAACGAGCCGGGCTACTGGCTGGCCGACACCCGGCCGCTCGGGGCGACGGACGCCTTCGCCGCCGAGGACTGGGACGGGCTCTTCGGGACCGTCGACTACGAGGTGATGCTGGAAGCCGACCCCGACGTCATCCTCCACCTCTGGGGGCTGACGCCGAACTACAGCATGGCCGACACCCGCCGGACGCTCGAGGACCACCCCGCGGGCAAGGACCTGACCGCCGTGAAGGACGGCCGCGTCTACCCGGCCGGGATGCGGTACCAGGGGCCGATCATGAACCTCTTCCAGCTCGAGATGGGCGCCAAACAGCTCTACCCCGAGCAGTTCGGCGAGTGGCCCGACTACCGGGACGGCGAGCCGTACCCGAACATCCCCGCCGACGAACAGCTGTTCGACCGCCAGCGGGTGGCGAGTATCGTCAACGGCGACGCCTGA